One region of Pseudomonas glycinae genomic DNA includes:
- a CDS encoding MFS transporter has translation MTELQEIYIEKGTPAFMRTVLALFSGGFATFALLYCVQPMMPLLSHEYSINAAQSSLILSVATGMLAFGLLITGPISDRVGRKPVMVAALFAAALCTIASSMMPSWHGVLIMRALIGLSLSGLAAVAMTYLSEEIHPQHIGLAMGLYIGGNAIGGMSGRLITGVLIDFVSWHTAMMVIGGLALIAAAVFWKILPESRNFRSRSLHPRSLLDGFTMHFRDAGLPLLFLEAFVLMGAFVTLFNYIGYRLLAAPYHMDQVFVGLLSVVYLSGIYSSAKIGSLADKLGRRKVLWATIALMFAGLALTMFTPLPLVIIGMLIFTFGFFGAHSVASSWIGRRALKAKGQASSLYLFSYYAGSSIAGTAGGGFWHLAGWNGIGLFIGALLLVALLVALKLAKLPPLGGGEKV, from the coding sequence ATGACCGAACTGCAAGAGATCTACATCGAGAAAGGCACGCCCGCGTTCATGCGCACGGTGCTCGCGCTGTTCAGCGGAGGCTTCGCCACCTTCGCCCTGCTGTACTGCGTGCAGCCGATGATGCCGCTGCTGTCCCACGAGTATTCGATCAACGCTGCGCAGAGCAGCCTGATCCTGTCGGTGGCCACCGGCATGCTGGCGTTCGGTCTGCTGATCACCGGCCCGATTTCCGATCGGGTCGGGCGCAAACCGGTGATGGTCGCCGCGCTGTTTGCTGCTGCGCTGTGCACCATCGCCAGTTCGATGATGCCGAGCTGGCATGGCGTCTTGATCATGCGCGCGCTGATCGGGCTGTCATTGAGTGGCCTGGCGGCGGTGGCGATGACGTACCTGAGCGAGGAAATCCATCCGCAGCACATCGGTCTGGCGATGGGTCTGTACATCGGCGGCAACGCGATTGGCGGGATGAGCGGGCGGTTGATCACCGGCGTACTGATCGACTTCGTCAGCTGGCACACGGCGATGATGGTGATCGGCGGCCTGGCGCTGATTGCAGCGGCGGTGTTCTGGAAAATCCTGCCCGAGTCGCGCAACTTTCGCTCCCGCTCGCTGCATCCGCGCAGCCTGCTCGACGGCTTCACCATGCACTTTCGCGATGCCGGCCTGCCGCTGCTGTTCCTCGAAGCGTTCGTGCTGATGGGCGCATTCGTCACCCTGTTCAACTACATCGGTTATCGCCTGTTGGCCGCGCCATACCACATGGATCAAGTGTTCGTGGGGCTGTTGTCGGTGGTCTACCTGTCGGGCATCTACAGCTCGGCGAAAATCGGTTCGCTGGCCGACAAACTGGGCCGCCGCAAAGTGCTGTGGGCGACCATCGCCCTGATGTTCGCCGGCCTCGCCCTGACGATGTTCACACCGCTGCCGCTGGTGATCATCGGCATGCTGATCTTCACCTTCGGCTTCTTCGGCGCTCACTCGGTGGCCAGCAGCTGGATCGGCCGCCGGGCGCTCAAGGCCAAGGGCCAGGCGTCGTCGTTGTACCTGTTCAGCTATTACGCCGGGTCGAGCATCGCGGGGACGGCCGGCGGGGGGTTCTGGCACCTGGCCGGGTGGAACGGGATCGGCCTGTTCATCGGCGCGCTGTTGCTGGTGGCGCTGTTGGTGGCGTTGAAGCTGGCGAAGCTGCCGCCGCTGGGTGGTGGCGAAAAGGTTTAG
- a CDS encoding LysR family transcriptional regulator, which yields MELRHLRYFIAVAEELHFGRAAKVLGISQPPLSQQIQALEQEVGARLFERTNRRVELSEAGRLFLEEARLVLAQVDKAADVARRAQLGELGELKIGFTSSAPFNSTIPQAIFSFRQRFPAVHLNLREMSSTMVADALVDESIEVGIMRPLGLPDSLSVVELMREPLVAVLSSKHPLAQGSEEGLFLSALALEPFVFFPRSYGSGLYSQLISLARDAGFSPHFAQEAGEAMTIIGLVAAGLGVSVMPASYQRMRIDGVVYRPLLDPEAVTAVWLVQRKDQKSPMAKAFVELLTRKVEAG from the coding sequence ATGGAATTGCGTCATCTGCGCTACTTCATCGCCGTCGCCGAAGAACTGCACTTCGGCCGCGCCGCTAAGGTGCTGGGCATCTCCCAGCCACCGCTGAGCCAGCAGATCCAGGCGCTGGAACAGGAAGTCGGCGCGCGACTGTTCGAGCGGACCAATCGTCGGGTCGAGCTCAGCGAGGCCGGGCGACTGTTTCTGGAGGAAGCGCGGCTGGTGCTCGCGCAAGTCGATAAAGCGGCCGACGTGGCTCGCCGCGCGCAACTTGGTGAGTTGGGTGAGCTGAAGATCGGCTTTACCTCATCGGCGCCGTTCAACTCGACCATTCCCCAGGCGATATTTTCCTTCCGTCAGCGTTTCCCGGCTGTGCACCTGAATCTGCGTGAGATGAGCAGCACCATGGTGGCCGACGCGTTGGTGGACGAATCGATCGAAGTCGGCATCATGCGCCCGCTGGGTTTGCCGGATTCGCTCAGCGTGGTCGAACTGATGCGCGAGCCCTTGGTCGCGGTGCTTAGCTCCAAACATCCGCTGGCGCAGGGCTCTGAAGAGGGGCTGTTTCTCTCGGCGCTGGCCCTCGAACCGTTTGTGTTCTTCCCGCGCAGCTACGGCAGCGGTCTTTATTCGCAACTGATCAGCCTGGCCCGCGACGCGGGCTTCAGTCCGCACTTCGCCCAGGAGGCCGGCGAAGCCATGACCATCATCGGTCTGGTGGCAGCCGGTCTGGGCGTGTCGGTGATGCCGGCGTCCTACCAGCGGATGCGCATCGACGGCGTGGTCTATCGACCGCTGCTCGATCCCGAGGCCGTGACGGCGGTGTGGCTGGTGCAGCGCAAGGACCAGAAATCACCGATGGCCAAGGCGTTTGTCGAACTGCTCACGCGCAAGGTCGAAGCCGGTTGA
- a CDS encoding beta-ketoacyl-ACP synthase, which yields MKRVVVTGMAGITSLGSDWDTIAGNFAANRSGIRRMDEWDRFSELNTRLAGPIDDFQVPAHWTRKQLRSMGRVSRLAVGAAEKALADAGLLGDESIKDGRMGVACGSSTGSTDEIKAFGNMLLNSVAEGLNANSYVRMMPHTTAANISIFFGLTGRLIPTSSACTSGSQGIGYAYEAIKFGRLPLMLAGGAEELCPTEAMVFDALYATSLKNDAPHTSPRPYDKGRDGLVIGEGGGMLVLEELEHALARGAHIHAEIVGFGSNADGQHTTRPEQVTMRRAMELALEDAGLAPDVIGYVNGHGTATEQGDVAETLATSSLFGERMPISSQKSFLGHTLGACGALESWFSIEMLNRDLYVHTLNLDEVDPHCGKLDYLRGEFRQMSHEYVMNNNFAFGGVNTSLIFRRWPQPN from the coding sequence ATGAAGCGCGTCGTCGTCACCGGCATGGCCGGCATTACCTCGCTGGGCAGTGACTGGGACACTATCGCCGGCAATTTCGCCGCCAACCGCAGCGGCATCCGCCGGATGGACGAGTGGGATCGCTTCAGCGAGCTCAACACGCGCCTGGCCGGGCCCATCGATGATTTCCAGGTGCCGGCGCACTGGACTCGCAAACAGCTGCGCAGCATGGGCCGTGTTTCGCGGCTGGCTGTCGGCGCGGCGGAAAAAGCGCTGGCCGATGCCGGCCTGCTTGGCGACGAGTCGATCAAGGACGGGCGCATGGGCGTGGCCTGTGGTTCGTCCACCGGCAGCACCGACGAGATCAAGGCGTTCGGCAACATGCTCCTCAACTCGGTGGCCGAAGGCCTCAACGCCAACTCCTACGTGCGGATGATGCCGCACACCACGGCGGCGAACATCAGCATCTTCTTCGGCCTCACTGGCCGCTTGATCCCGACCTCCAGCGCCTGCACCAGCGGCAGCCAGGGCATCGGTTACGCCTACGAGGCAATCAAGTTCGGCCGTCTGCCGCTGATGCTGGCCGGTGGCGCCGAAGAGCTGTGCCCGACCGAGGCCATGGTGTTCGACGCGCTGTACGCCACCAGCCTGAAAAACGATGCGCCGCACACCTCGCCACGCCCGTACGACAAGGGCCGCGACGGTCTGGTGATCGGTGAGGGCGGCGGCATGCTGGTGCTTGAAGAACTGGAACATGCCCTCGCGCGCGGTGCGCACATTCACGCCGAGATCGTCGGTTTCGGCAGCAACGCCGACGGCCAGCACACCACCCGCCCCGAGCAAGTCACCATGCGCCGGGCAATGGAACTGGCGCTGGAAGACGCAGGTCTTGCGCCGGACGTCATCGGCTACGTCAACGGCCACGGCACCGCCACCGAACAGGGCGATGTCGCCGAAACCCTGGCCACCAGCAGCTTGTTCGGTGAACGCATGCCGATCAGTTCGCAAAAGAGCTTCCTGGGCCACACCCTCGGCGCCTGCGGGGCGCTGGAATCGTGGTTCAGTATCGAGATGCTCAACCGCGACCTGTACGTGCACACGCTCAACCTCGACGAGGTCGATCCGCACTGCGGCAAGCTCGACTACCTGCGCGGCGAATTCCGCCAGATGAGCCACGAATACGTGATGAACAACAATTTCGCTTTCGGCGGGGTCAACACCTCGCTGATTTTCCGTCGCTGGCCCCAACCGAATTAA
- a CDS encoding 3-ketoacyl-ACP reductase FabG2, with amino-acid sequence MTESILVTGSSRGIGRAIALRLASAGHDIVLHCRSGVSEAQAVKAEVEALGRNARILQFDVADREACKAILEADVEAHGAYYGVVLNAGLTRDGAFPALSDDDWDVVLRTNLDGFYNVLHPVMMPMIRRRAAGRIVCITSVSGLIGNRGQVNYSASKAGVIGAAKALAIELAKRKITVNCVAPGLIDTAMLDENVPVEELLKMIPAQRMGTPEEVAGAVNFLMSAEASYITRQVLAVNGGLC; translated from the coding sequence ATGACTGAATCAATACTGGTCACCGGCTCCAGCCGTGGCATCGGCCGTGCCATTGCCCTGCGCCTGGCTAGCGCCGGCCACGATATCGTCCTGCATTGCCGTAGCGGCGTGAGCGAAGCGCAAGCGGTGAAAGCCGAAGTCGAAGCCCTAGGACGCAACGCACGCATCCTGCAATTCGACGTGGCGGATCGCGAAGCCTGCAAAGCCATCCTCGAAGCGGACGTTGAAGCCCACGGCGCCTACTACGGCGTGGTGCTCAATGCCGGCCTGACCCGCGACGGCGCCTTTCCGGCCCTGAGCGACGACGACTGGGACGTGGTGCTGCGCACCAACCTCGACGGTTTCTACAACGTCCTGCACCCGGTGATGATGCCGATGATCCGCCGCCGCGCCGCTGGTCGCATCGTTTGCATCACCTCGGTGTCAGGGCTGATCGGCAACCGTGGCCAGGTCAATTACAGCGCCTCGAAGGCCGGCGTGATCGGCGCGGCAAAGGCGTTGGCGATCGAACTGGCCAAGCGCAAAATCACGGTGAATTGCGTCGCGCCCGGTCTGATCGATACCGCCATGCTCGATGAAAACGTGCCGGTGGAAGAACTGCTGAAAATGATCCCCGCACAACGCATGGGCACGCCTGAAGAGGTGGCCGGTGCGGTGAATTTCCTGATGTCGGCGGAAGCGTCGTACATCACCCGCCAGGTGCTGGCGGTCAACGGAGGCTTGTGTTGA
- a CDS encoding hotdog family protein has translation MTHWPLAELLPHAGDMILIDRILSFDDEQIHTTLTVRPGGLFSLPDGSLPAWVGVELMAQSVAAFAGCHARQKGNPVELGFLLGTRKFECNVAAFPVGSELTIHGLRSLEDDNGMGVFECHINAPGIEASARLNVFRPPQAADYLEQTRDETNKESNDD, from the coding sequence ATGACCCACTGGCCGCTCGCCGAACTGCTGCCCCACGCTGGCGACATGATCCTGATCGACCGGATCCTGAGCTTTGACGACGAACAGATCCACACCACACTCACCGTCCGGCCCGGCGGTCTGTTCAGCCTGCCCGACGGCAGCCTGCCGGCCTGGGTCGGCGTCGAGTTGATGGCTCAGAGCGTCGCCGCGTTCGCCGGCTGCCATGCGCGGCAGAAAGGCAACCCGGTGGAGCTGGGCTTTCTGCTCGGCACACGCAAGTTCGAATGCAATGTCGCGGCCTTCCCGGTCGGCAGCGAACTGACCATCCATGGCCTGCGCTCGCTGGAGGACGACAACGGCATGGGCGTATTCGAATGCCATATCAACGCGCCCGGCATCGAGGCCAGCGCCCGGCTGAACGTGTTCCGCCCGCCGCAGGCGGCGGACTATCTGGAACAAACCCGCGACGAAACCAACAAGGAGTCGAACGATGACTGA
- a CDS encoding beta-ketoacyl-[acyl-carrier-protein] synthase family protein: protein MTAYLNALGVICALGRDKQTVARNLFAGDCSGMRRESGWVPERELPVAAVHGDLAPIPEALADQRSRNNQLLLEAALQIRDDIEQAIQTYGRERIGVVLGTSTSGIDEASRGLAHYIRDQQFPADYDYRQQELGAPANFLADWLQLSGPTYVISTACTSSARALMSARRLLDLGLCDAVLCGGVDSLCKLTLNGFSALEAVSDERCNPFSANRNGINIGEAAVLFVMSKQRGAGPGIALLGAGASSDAHHISAPEPTGRGALQSMQKALDQAHLQAGDISYLNLHGTATQHNDAMESLAVDALFADGVPCSSTKPMTGHTLGAAGALEAAFCWLSLSAENPDHALPPHIWDGQADPDLPALKWVTASERLASIAPRYLMSNSFAFGGNNVSLIIGDAP, encoded by the coding sequence ATGACCGCCTACCTCAATGCCCTCGGCGTGATCTGCGCCCTGGGGCGCGACAAGCAAACCGTGGCACGCAACCTGTTTGCCGGCGACTGCTCCGGCATGCGCCGCGAGTCCGGCTGGGTCCCGGAGCGCGAACTGCCGGTGGCCGCCGTACACGGCGATCTGGCGCCGATTCCCGAGGCGCTGGCCGACCAGCGCAGCCGCAACAATCAACTGTTGCTGGAAGCCGCGTTGCAGATTCGCGATGACATCGAGCAGGCGATCCAGACTTACGGCCGCGAGCGCATCGGCGTGGTGCTCGGCACCAGCACTTCCGGTATCGACGAAGCCAGCCGTGGCCTGGCGCACTACATTCGTGACCAGCAGTTCCCGGCCGATTACGACTACCGGCAACAGGAACTCGGCGCCCCGGCGAATTTCCTCGCCGACTGGCTGCAACTGAGCGGCCCGACCTATGTGATTTCCACCGCCTGCACCTCCAGCGCACGCGCCTTGATGAGCGCCCGACGCCTGCTCGATCTGGGCCTGTGCGACGCCGTGCTGTGCGGCGGTGTCGACAGCCTGTGCAAACTGACCCTCAACGGTTTCAGTGCGCTGGAAGCGGTGTCGGACGAGCGCTGCAATCCGTTTTCCGCCAACCGCAACGGCATCAACATCGGCGAAGCGGCGGTACTGTTCGTGATGAGCAAACAGCGCGGTGCAGGGCCGGGCATCGCCCTGCTCGGCGCTGGCGCCAGCTCCGACGCGCACCATATTTCCGCACCTGAGCCGACCGGCCGAGGCGCGCTTCAATCGATGCAGAAGGCGCTCGATCAAGCCCATCTGCAAGCCGGCGACATCAGCTATCTGAACCTGCACGGCACCGCGACCCAGCACAACGACGCCATGGAAAGTCTGGCCGTTGACGCGCTGTTTGCCGACGGCGTGCCGTGTTCCTCGACCAAACCGATGACCGGCCACACCCTCGGCGCCGCCGGTGCACTGGAAGCAGCGTTCTGCTGGTTGAGCCTGAGTGCCGAAAACCCCGACCACGCCTTGCCACCGCACATCTGGGACGGCCAGGCCGATCCCGACCTGCCAGCGCTGAAGTGGGTGACTGCAAGCGAACGCCTGGCGTCCATTGCACCTCGCTACCTGATGAGCAACTCGTTTGCCTTCGGTGGCAATAACGTCAGCCTGATTATCGGAGACGCCCCATGA
- a CDS encoding class I SAM-dependent methyltransferase translates to MNYLSDNYVEETRFGFWFLRSHTWQHHVLRVAINDLRGLFSESLPANPVLLDAGCGQGKSFGHLRQTFAPQRLIGVDADPHSLELSAAEAARQGFDVELIGSDCATLNVPDASVDLLFCHQTFHHLVEQEKALAEFYRVLKPGGYLLFAESTEAYIDTWVIRWLFRHPMHVQKSAAQYLEMIRQQGFEFAEQNVSYPYLWWSRSKDFGLLERFGLRQPKPFGQREETLVNVVARKPLNEAV, encoded by the coding sequence ATGAATTACCTGAGCGACAACTACGTCGAGGAAACCCGCTTCGGCTTCTGGTTCCTGCGCAGTCACACCTGGCAGCACCATGTGCTGCGCGTGGCGATCAACGATCTGCGCGGACTGTTCAGCGAATCGTTGCCGGCCAATCCGGTGCTGCTGGATGCCGGCTGTGGCCAGGGCAAGTCGTTCGGTCACCTGCGCCAGACTTTCGCGCCACAGCGGCTGATCGGCGTCGATGCCGATCCGCACAGCCTGGAATTGAGCGCCGCCGAGGCCGCGCGTCAGGGCTTCGACGTCGAGCTGATCGGCAGCGACTGCGCGACGCTCAATGTGCCGGACGCCAGCGTCGACCTGCTGTTCTGTCACCAAACCTTCCATCATCTGGTGGAGCAGGAAAAAGCCCTCGCCGAGTTCTATCGGGTGCTCAAGCCGGGCGGTTATCTGCTGTTCGCCGAGTCCACCGAGGCTTACATTGATACGTGGGTGATTCGCTGGCTGTTCCGGCATCCGATGCATGTGCAAAAGAGCGCGGCGCAGTACCTGGAGATGATTCGCCAGCAGGGTTTCGAGTTCGCCGAACAGAACGTTTCGTACCCGTATCTGTGGTGGAGCCGGTCGAAGGATTTCGGTCTGCTCGAACGTTTTGGATTGCGCCAGCCCAAGCCCTTTGGCCAGCGGGAAGAAACCCTGGTCAACGTGGTGGCCCGCAAACCTTTGAACGAGGCTGTCTGA
- a CDS encoding NAD(P)/FAD-dependent oxidoreductase, protein MPIVEMESRQVVIIGAGPSGAIAAALLKRKGHDVLVIERQHFPRFSIGESLLCHCLDFVEEAGMLEAVNAAGFQRKNGAAFAWGERYSAFDFADTFTAGKPTTLQVQRADFDKLLADQAALQGAEIRYGDAIVSVDFERPRPQLNVRREDGSEYRVEADFVLDASGYGRVLSRLLDLEAPSNFPVRQAVFTHVEDHIDHPGFDREKILITTHPQHRDIWFWSIPFSNGRCSVGVVAAAEHFAGRDTDLDACLRGFIAETPSLAKVLNNAVWDTPARTLGGYAANVKTLHGPGFALLGNAAEFLDPVFSSGVTIAMRSASMAAAVLHRQLQGETVDWQREFAEPLKRGVDTFRCYVEGWYAGTFQDVIFHEQGSPEIRRMICSILAGYAWDERNPFVSEARRRLKTISELCARDDT, encoded by the coding sequence GTGCCAATCGTTGAAATGGAATCCCGTCAGGTCGTGATCATCGGCGCCGGCCCCTCCGGCGCCATCGCCGCCGCATTGCTCAAGCGCAAGGGGCACGACGTGCTGGTGATCGAGCGTCAGCATTTCCCGAGGTTCTCCATCGGTGAAAGCCTGCTCTGCCATTGCCTGGATTTCGTCGAAGAGGCCGGCATGCTCGAGGCGGTAAATGCCGCCGGGTTCCAGCGCAAGAACGGTGCGGCGTTTGCCTGGGGCGAGCGCTACAGCGCGTTTGATTTTGCTGACACATTCACCGCCGGCAAGCCCACGACCCTGCAGGTGCAACGCGCCGACTTCGACAAATTGCTGGCCGATCAGGCGGCGTTGCAGGGCGCGGAAATTCGCTACGGCGACGCGATTGTCAGCGTCGATTTCGAACGCCCGCGACCGCAGTTGAATGTGCGCCGCGAAGACGGCAGCGAGTACCGCGTCGAAGCCGATTTTGTCCTTGATGCCAGCGGCTACGGCCGCGTGCTGTCGCGCCTTCTGGACCTGGAAGCGCCGTCGAATTTCCCGGTTCGCCAAGCCGTGTTCACCCACGTCGAAGACCACATCGATCATCCCGGCTTCGACCGCGAGAAGATTCTCATCACCACCCACCCGCAGCACCGCGATATCTGGTTCTGGTCGATCCCGTTCAGCAACGGGCGCTGCTCGGTGGGCGTGGTGGCTGCCGCAGAACATTTCGCGGGTCGCGATACCGACCTCGACGCCTGCCTGCGCGGTTTCATCGCCGAAACCCCGAGCCTGGCCAAAGTGCTGAACAACGCCGTGTGGGATACCCCGGCGCGCACTCTCGGCGGCTATGCGGCCAACGTCAAAACCCTGCACGGCCCGGGCTTTGCGCTGCTGGGTAACGCGGCCGAATTTCTCGACCCGGTGTTCTCCTCGGGCGTGACCATTGCCATGCGTTCGGCGAGCATGGCCGCCGCTGTGCTGCACCGCCAGTTGCAGGGCGAAACCGTGGACTGGCAACGGGAGTTTGCCGAGCCGCTGAAACGCGGGGTCGATACATTCCGCTGCTACGTCGAAGGCTGGTACGCCGGCACCTTTCAGGACGTGATTTTCCACGAGCAAGGCTCCCCGGAAATCCGCCGCATGATCTGCTCGATCCTCGCCGGTTACGCCTGGGACGAACGCAACCCGTTCGTCAGTGAAGCGCGCCGTCGGCTGAAGACGATCTCCGAACTCTGTGCAAGGGACGACACATGA
- a CDS encoding MMPL family transporter: MTLPSERRLPWLFLILLLAVVALGAWQWRDGAPLSANLMELVPGTHPDALELRAEQRMQEPLNRDMLVLVGHTDRQQAVTMAQTLGEQWQASGLFEKVQWNLQADLPALRTQLLQGRLAMLSADDRQLLSERPDAFIQQRVQALFDPFTGFSLVPSQDDWLGLTGRIQNSQPQHGAVQLDISSGALIADADGKSWVLLRARTTGSAFDMNQPLQVAALLQHSREQAARADVQLLAASGLLYAANGQQQATREMTWVGGGATIGILLLLLLAFRRWRVLLAFIPVLVGMLFGAVACVALFGHMHVMTLVLGSSLIGVAVDYPLHYLSKSWSLKPWHSWPALRLTLSGLTLSLITSAIGYLALAWTPFPALTQIAVFSAAGLLGAYLSAVCLLPALLKNVELRPAQWPLQLAERLVRLRENLLEHVRTPVLLTLLIAFCVGGLLQLESRNDIRQWVGAPQRLTDEAQTIARITGYQPTSQFFLVRAADQQQLLERQAALSERLDQLVNLDKLQGYLALNQLVSPPAQQQEVREALGKLPQFWQPLLEVGVPLAALQTELQQLQTLPAEDIDAALAGPLGEPYRTLWLGPTEDGVAAMVSLQGLNNPSLLRVQALDLPGVMLVDRLGDLNKVFAQTQISAAELKLASCVLIVLVLMLPFGLGGALRIVALPLLAALCSLASLGWLGQPLTLFSLFGLLLVAAISVDYAILMREQVGGAAVSLLGTLLAAATTWLSFGLLAVSSTPAVSNFGLSVSLGLAFSFMLAPWAGRQTHAVAVTEPAA, encoded by the coding sequence ATGACTTTGCCGAGTGAGCGCAGGCTGCCCTGGCTGTTCCTGATCCTGCTGCTGGCCGTCGTCGCACTGGGGGCCTGGCAGTGGCGCGACGGTGCGCCGCTCTCGGCCAACCTGATGGAGCTGGTGCCCGGCACTCACCCGGACGCCCTCGAACTGCGCGCCGAACAACGCATGCAGGAACCGCTCAACCGCGACATGCTGGTGCTGGTCGGCCACACCGATCGCCAGCAAGCCGTCACCATGGCCCAGACCCTGGGCGAACAATGGCAGGCCAGCGGGCTGTTCGAAAAAGTGCAGTGGAACCTGCAAGCCGACCTGCCGGCCCTGCGCACGCAACTGCTGCAAGGGCGTCTGGCAATGCTTTCGGCGGATGACCGACAACTGCTGAGCGAACGTCCAGACGCCTTTATCCAGCAACGGGTACAGGCGCTGTTCGACCCGTTCACCGGGTTCAGTCTGGTGCCGAGCCAGGACGACTGGCTGGGCCTGACCGGGCGCATCCAGAACAGCCAGCCACAACATGGCGCGGTGCAGCTGGACATCAGCAGCGGTGCGTTGATCGCCGACGCCGACGGCAAGAGCTGGGTGCTGCTGCGCGCACGCACCACCGGCAGCGCCTTCGACATGAATCAACCGCTGCAAGTCGCCGCCCTGCTGCAACACAGCCGTGAGCAAGCAGCTCGCGCCGACGTGCAACTGTTGGCCGCCAGCGGCCTGCTGTACGCCGCCAACGGTCAGCAGCAGGCGACCCGGGAAATGACCTGGGTCGGGGGCGGCGCCACCATCGGCATCCTGTTGCTGTTGCTGCTCGCCTTCCGTCGCTGGCGGGTGCTGCTGGCGTTCATTCCGGTGCTGGTGGGCATGCTGTTCGGCGCGGTGGCCTGCGTCGCGCTGTTCGGGCACATGCATGTGATGACGCTGGTGCTCGGTTCGAGCCTGATCGGGGTGGCGGTGGATTACCCGCTGCACTACCTGTCCAAGAGCTGGAGCCTCAAGCCGTGGCACAGCTGGCCGGCGTTGCGCCTGACCCTGTCCGGGCTGACATTGAGCCTGATCACCAGCGCCATCGGTTATCTGGCGCTGGCCTGGACGCCCTTCCCGGCCCTGACCCAAATCGCCGTGTTCTCCGCCGCCGGTTTGCTCGGCGCCTACCTGTCGGCGGTGTGCCTGTTGCCGGCGCTGCTGAAAAACGTCGAACTGCGCCCGGCGCAGTGGCCGCTGCAATTGGCTGAGCGCCTGGTGCGACTACGGGAGAACCTGCTCGAACACGTCAGAACGCCGGTGTTGCTGACCCTGCTGATCGCCTTCTGCGTCGGTGGCCTGCTGCAACTGGAGAGCAGGAACGACATCCGCCAGTGGGTCGGTGCGCCGCAACGTCTGACCGATGAGGCACAGACCATCGCGCGGATTACCGGCTATCAGCCAACCAGCCAGTTCTTCCTGGTGCGCGCCGCCGATCAGCAGCAATTGCTGGAACGGCAAGCGGCCCTGAGCGAGCGCCTGGATCAACTGGTCAACCTCGACAAGTTGCAGGGTTATCTGGCGCTCAATCAACTGGTGAGCCCGCCGGCTCAGCAGCAAGAAGTGCGTGAGGCGCTCGGCAAGTTGCCGCAGTTCTGGCAGCCGTTGCTGGAGGTCGGCGTGCCGCTGGCGGCGCTGCAAACCGAGCTGCAACAGTTGCAGACCCTGCCCGCCGAAGACATCGATGCGGCGCTGGCCGGCCCGCTCGGCGAGCCCTACCGCACGCTGTGGCTGGGGCCGACCGAGGACGGCGTGGCGGCAATGGTGAGCCTGCAAGGCCTGAACAATCCGTCGCTGCTGCGGGTGCAGGCGCTGGATCTGCCCGGCGTGATGCTGGTGGATCGGCTCGGCGATCTGAACAAGGTGTTCGCCCAGACCCAGATCAGCGCCGCTGAGCTGAAACTCGCGTCCTGCGTGTTGATCGTGCTGGTGCTGATGCTGCCGTTCGGTCTTGGTGGCGCGCTGCGGATCGTCGCCCTGCCGCTGCTCGCTGCGCTGTGCAGCCTCGCCAGCCTGGGCTGGCTCGGCCAGCCGCTGACCCTGTTCAGCCTGTTCGGCCTGCTGCTGGTAGCGGCGATCAGCGTCGACTACGCGATCCTCATGCGCGAACAGGTCGGCGGCGCGGCCGTCAGTCTGCTCGGCACCTTGCTCGCCGCCGCCACCACCTGGCTGTCGTTCGGCCTGCTGGCGGTGTCGAGCACCCCGGCGGTGAGTAACTTCGGCCTGTCGGTGAGCCTTGGACTGGCCTTCAGCTTCATGCTCGCGCCGTGGGCCGGGCGTCAGACCCATGCGGTTGCCGTCACGGAGCCTGCAGCATGA
- a CDS encoding outer membrane lipoprotein carrier protein LolA: MNVFLKSLGSLALLTLSSLANAFDLQQLSEQLAKPDVIHGQFTQEKHLRALPQPLISKGSFVLAKNHGLLWLLKTPLQQDYRISAKGIARRDATGWQLLPNKSAGAEQNRLFLAVLQGDSSGLQRDFELALSGDAQQWQLTLTPRSVLLKQVFNQINISGGTLVNTIELLETQGDSTVLRMQDSTAGQPLSDAEQHDFAE, encoded by the coding sequence ATGAATGTGTTTCTGAAATCCCTCGGGTCCCTGGCGCTGCTGACGCTGTCGTCGCTGGCCAACGCCTTCGACCTGCAACAGTTGAGCGAGCAACTGGCGAAACCGGACGTGATCCACGGCCAGTTCACCCAGGAAAAACACCTGCGCGCCCTGCCCCAGCCGCTGATCAGCAAGGGCAGTTTTGTCCTCGCCAAAAACCACGGCTTGCTGTGGCTACTGAAAACCCCGCTGCAACAGGATTACCGCATCAGCGCCAAGGGCATCGCCCGGCGTGACGCCACCGGCTGGCAACTGCTGCCGAACAAGAGCGCCGGGGCCGAGCAGAACCGTTTGTTCCTCGCCGTACTGCAAGGCGACAGCAGCGGTCTGCAACGGGATTTCGAACTGGCCCTGAGCGGCGATGCGCAGCAATGGCAACTGACCCTGACTCCGCGCTCGGTGCTGCTCAAGCAGGTCTTCAACCAGATCAACATCAGCGGCGGCACCTTGGTGAACACCATCGAACTGCTGGAAACCCAGGGCGACAGCACCGTACTGCGCATGCAGGACAGCACTGCCGGCCAACCTCTGAGCGACGCGGAGCAACATGACTTTGCCGAGTGA